A region of the Arthrobacter sp. FW306-07-I genome:
CATCGGTCAGGATCTCCGTGTAGGCGAGCCTGGAGTGATCATCGACGGCGTTGTGCAAGAAGGCGTGACCCGGTCTCCGGTTCGCCGCGGTACCGGTCTTGTTCCGGTTTCCGGCGGCCCTGCCGACACTGCGGTGTCCGCCGCCGTCAGGGATCCGTCCAAGTTTCTTGATGTCGACGTGGACCAGGTCCCCGGGGCTGTGGTGCTCGTACCGGCGAATCACCCGGCCCGTGGCCCGGTCCATCCACGCCAGCCTCGCCAGCCCAAACCGGGACAGCACCCGGTGCACCGTGGAGGGGTGAATGCCCAGCAGATAGCCGATCCGTGCCGGGCCCCAGCGCCGGTTGACTCTGATCGCGACGATCCGCCGCTCCCGCCGCGTGGAGGTCCGACGCGGGGAGTTGATGGGCCGGCTGGAACGATCACCCGTCCCGTGCTCCCCGTGCTCCCGGTAACGGGCCGCCCACCGCGCTGCGGTCGTCACCGACACCTGGAACCGCTCAGCAGCACGGCGCAGCGGCCACCCGTCATCGACGATGCACCGGGCCAGCCGGAGCCGTCCCTTCGGCGTCAGAAGCGCGTTAGCATGGGACATTGAAGACCTCCTTGTGGATCGGACTCTTAGACAAGCCCCACTCCACTTGGAGGTCTTCTTTTTGTCACCTAACCACGCCGCATGTTCCTAACCTCCGTGGTCAATACACCTAGGCTTCCTGCCCTACCTTCCCGGCAGGCCATAGCGGTGCTCCGGCCTCCCGGTGGTCCCGTAGCGGAGCTGGATATCCACTGCGCCGTCGTCGGCCAGCGAAGACAGGTAGCGCTGGGCGGTTGCCCGCGAGACGCCCACGCGGGAGGCCACCTCTGCGGCAGAGTACTGCTCGCCCGGGGCCAGTGACTCCAGCACCGCCGCCTCGGTTGCCGAGCGGGGTTTCGACGACGGCGTGACGTCGCCCGGAATCAGCGACCGTTTGGCACGTTCCACCGCATCCTGGTCCAGTGCGCCCGGCTGGGCCAGGAGGCGCCGGTACCGGGCGTAGGAGCGCAGCTGCTGGGACA
Encoded here:
- a CDS encoding IS481 family transposase, with the protein product MSHANALLTPKGRLRLARCIVDDGWPLRRAAERFQVSVTTAARWAARYREHGEHGTGDRSSRPINSPRRTSTRRERRIVAIRVNRRWGPARIGYLLGIHPSTVHRVLSRFGLARLAWMDRATGRVIRRYEHHSPGDLVHVDIKKLGRIPDGGGHRSVGRAAGNRNKTGTAANRRPGHAFLHNAVDDHSRLAYTEILTDEKKDTAAGFWERANAYFESHGITVKRVLTDNGSCYRSYAFKDALGPDIKHKRTRPYRPQTNGKVERYNRTMLDEWAYARPYASEAERVAAFADWLHHYNHHRGHTSLNGQPPASRVTNLSGQYT
- a CDS encoding response regulator gives rise to the protein MADDFRVLIVDDDFHVAKLHAAYVDSVAGFLALAPVGTASLALQAIHSLRPDMVLLDVYLPDASGLDLLQQLDVDTIILSAASDAASVRVAFRRGALGYLLKPFTSESLSQQLRSYARYRRLLAQPGALDQDAVERAKRSLIPGDVTPSSKPRSATEAAVLESLAPGEQYSAAEVASRVGVSRATAQRYLSSLADDGAVDIQLRYGTTGRPEHRYGLPGR